From the genome of Nitrospirota bacterium, one region includes:
- the argB gene encoding acetylglutamate kinase produces the protein MQRNIEKAQILVEALPYIKNLSGKTIVIKFGGNAMESDKLKDMFAEDVVLTKYFGMNPVVVHGGGPQISEVMDKMGKKPVFFEGIRITDGETMDIVEMVLGGKINKELVNRINLLGGNAVGLTGKDGGLIKAKKLRNHGRGKGIDRGLVGEVEKIDPQIIRSLEESRFIPVIAPIGVDGKGKTYNINADTAAGAIAATLKAEKLIFLTDVKGILNKDGKLLSTLNRKEVLKLIKNGVITSGMLPKVKACLAAIDAGVKKTHIIDGRVTHSILLEIFTKKGIGTEIVA, from the coding sequence ATGCAGCGTAACATAGAAAAGGCACAGATACTTGTTGAGGCATTACCGTATATAAAGAATCTTTCAGGGAAGACTATTGTCATAAAGTTCGGCGGCAATGCCATGGAGAGCGATAAACTGAAGGATATGTTTGCTGAAGATGTGGTGCTCACAAAATATTTTGGAATGAATCCGGTAGTAGTTCATGGGGGCGGTCCTCAGATTTCAGAGGTAATGGATAAGATGGGGAAAAAGCCTGTGTTTTTTGAGGGTATCAGGATTACTGACGGTGAGACAATGGACATTGTGGAGATGGTGTTGGGTGGTAAGATCAACAAAGAACTCGTGAACAGGATTAACCTGCTTGGCGGAAATGCTGTCGGTCTTACAGGCAAAGACGGGGGGCTTATTAAGGCAAAGAAATTGAGAAACCACGGCAGAGGCAAGGGAATAGACAGGGGACTTGTCGGCGAGGTTGAGAAGATTGACCCACAAATAATCCGATCATTGGAGGAGAGCAGGTTTATCCCTGTCATAGCCCCTATTGGTGTTGATGGAAAGGGCAAGACATACAACATAAATGCAGATACAGCCGCAGGGGCTATTGCCGCTACGCTGAAGGCAGAAAAATTGATATTCTTAACGGATGTGAAGGGTATCCTTAATAAAGACGGTAAACTTCTTTCTACACTGAACCGTAAAGAGGTGTTGAAGCTGATAAAGAACGGTGTTATAACATCCGGCATGTTACCCAAGGTCAAGGCGTGCCTTGCAGCCATTGACGCCGGGGTCAAAAAGACCCATATCATTGACGGCCGGGTTACACATTCCATACTCCTTGAGATATTTACTAAGAAGGGGATTGGGACGGAGATAGTAGCTTAA
- a CDS encoding PilZ domain-containing protein, producing MKSQRKFRRLSIMSIGFLKVTGDKKSHEVYIANISKGGTGIYMNKLLKVGTPIEITFTQRDFDGERKFEDKPGTIAWCSRCGSVYAAGIKFDTPVASNL from the coding sequence ATGAAAAGTCAGCGTAAATTCCGAAGGTTAAGCATCATGAGCATTGGCTTCTTAAAGGTCACCGGTGATAAGAAGAGCCATGAGGTGTACATTGCCAATATCAGTAAAGGCGGGACCGGTATCTACATGAATAAGCTGCTCAAGGTTGGTACGCCGATAGAGATTACCTTTACTCAGCGGGATTTTGATGGTGAGAGAAAGTTTGAGGATAAACCCGGTACTATCGCATGGTGTTCGAGATGCGGTTCAGTATATGCAGCGGGTATAAAGTTTGATACACCGGTAGCATCGAATCTGTAA